In the genome of Raphanus sativus cultivar WK10039 chromosome 9, ASM80110v3, whole genome shotgun sequence, the window GCTGGCGCGACATTCCTCAAAAAGCTGGTTAATATCtattaaaacacacacatatatatatatatatatatatatatatatatatatatatatatatttggtaaaaaatgaaagttttatGTTGAATTTTAACTAGGGTTGAAAAGGTGTGGAAAGAGTTGTAGACTGAGATGGACTAACTACCTAAAACCTGAGGTCAAAAGAGGTGAGTTTAGTTCAGAGGAGGAACAGATCATCATCATGCTTCATGCTTCTCGTGGAAACAAGTAAGTACATGTGTGTATGGGTCCTCCAAtgattatcattctgattctgTTTCTTCCATAACAaagtttcttaaaatataataattttactttcGGTCTTCGATCTTATATTAACTCATTTGTTCATGTCTTTAGGTGGTCGGTCATAGCGAGACATTTACCTAGAAGAACAGACAATGAGATCAAGAACTACTGGAACACACATCTCAAAAAACGTTTGATCGAACAGGGTATTGATCCCGTGACTCACAAGCCACTAGCTTCTAATACCAACCCTACTGTACCTGAGAATTTGCATTCCCTCGATGCATCTAGTTCCGACAAGCAATACTCCCGGTCAAGCTCAATGCCTTCAATGTCTCGTCCTCCTTCCTCCGGTTTAAACACGGTTTCCGAGACTACCAGCAAAGATGGGACACCAGTTCATGAGGACGGTTCCTTGACTCCCAAGAAACGTTTGAAGAAATCGTGTTCTACATCAAGGCTTTTGAACAAAGTTGCGGCTAAGGCCACTTCCATGAAAGAAGTTTTGTCTGCTTCCATGGAAGGTAGCTTGAGTGCTAATACAAGCTTTTCCAATGGTTTCTTTGAGCAGGTGCGCAATGAAGAGGATAATTCTAACGCATCCCTCATAAACACTATCGTCGAGTTCGATCCCTTCCTCCAAACAACGTTTTACCCTGAGCATGAGATGAATACTACTTCTGATCTCGGTATAGATCAGGACTGCTTCTCACATTTTCTCGAAAATTTCGGGAGAGATGACCACAATGAGGAGCACAACATGAATCATAACTATGGTCATGATCTTCTTATGTCCGATGTGTCTCAAGAAGTCTCATCAACTAGCGTTGATGATCAAGACAATCCTATTGAGGGTTGGTCAAATTATCTTCTTGACCATGCGGATTTTATATATGACACGGATTCTG includes:
- the LOC108823593 gene encoding transcription factor MYB28: MSRKPCCVGEALKKGAWTTEEDKKLISYIHEHGEGGWRDIPQKAGLKRCGKSCRLRWTNYLKPEVKRGEFSSEEEQIIIMLHASRGNKWSVIARHLPRRTDNEIKNYWNTHLKKRLIEQGIDPVTHKPLASNTNPTVPENLHSLDASSSDKQYSRSSSMPSMSRPPSSGLNTVSETTSKDGTPVHEDGSLTPKKRLKKSCSTSRLLNKVAAKATSMKEVLSASMEGSLSANTSFSNGFFEQVRNEEDNSNASLINTIVEFDPFLQTTFYPEHEMNTTSDLGIDQDCFSHFLENFGRDDHNEEHNMNHNYGHDLLMSDVSQEVSSTSVDDQDNPIEGWSNYLLDHADFIYDTDSDSLGNHFI